The DNA segment ggatggagggatggaggggatgggggcgatggagaggagcagcagggaacagCCAAGGATGGGgacagctgggatggggataaactgggatggggacagactgggagctgagctggggacacggggacaggcTGGAGTTGGGATAACCCGGGCTGTGGACAGGCTGGAGTTGGGATAacctgggctggggacaggctggagtTGGGATAACCTGggctggggacacggggacaggcTGGAGTTGGGATAGCCcgggctggggacaggctggagtTGGGATaacctgtgctggggacaggctggagtTGGGATAACCTGGGCTGGGGACTGGCTGGAGTTGGGATAACCTGTGCTGGGGACTTGGGGACAGTGgtggctctgcagcccaggCCGGGCCGTGTCCGTGTCCATGTCCCCTCCATCGTGTCCCCGTGCCCGAGCAGGCGAGGACAAGGACTACACCATCTGGCTGGCTCACTCCAGCGACCCCAGCGCTCCCAGTGACGGCTGCGTGCTGGGCTACAAGGAGCAGTTCCGGCGCCTGCGCAAGGCCTCGCTCTGCCGCAACGGGCGCGGCTTCAGCGCCAGCCCCCAGCGCTCCGTGTGCCCCTGCACCCTGCAGGACTTCCTGTGGTACtgatcccaaaccatcccatcccaaaccatcccaaaccatcctaACACAGCCCCCAGCGCTCCGTGTGCCCCTGCACCCTGCAGGACTTCCTGTGGTACTGATCCCAAACCATCCATCCACACAACACAGCCCCCAGCGCTCCGTGTGCCCCTGCACCCTGCAGGACTTCCTGTGGTACtgatcccaaaccatcccatccCAACACAGCCCCCAGCGCTCCGTGTGCCCCTGCACCGTGCAGGACTTCCTGTGGTACtgatcccaaaccatcccatcccaaaccatcccaaaccatcctaACACAGCCCCCAGCGCTCCGTGTGCCCCTGCACCCTGCAGGACTTCCTGTGGTACtgatcccaaaccatcccatcccaaaccatcccaaaccatcctaACACAGCCCCCAGCGCTCCGTGTGCCCCTGCACCCTGCAGGACTTCCTGTGGTACTGATCCCAAACCATCCTAACACAGCCCCCCAGCGCTCCGTGTGCCCCTGCACCCTGCAGGACTTCCTGTGGTACtgatcccaaaccatcccatccACCCAAACCATCCAAACCATCTAACACAGCCCCCAGCGCTCCGTGTGCCCCTGCACCCTGCAGGACTTCCTGTGGTACTGATCCCAAACCATCCTAACACAGCCCCCAGCGCTCCGTGTGCCCCTGCACCCTGCAGGACTTCCTGTGGTACtgatcccaaaccatcccatcccaaaccatcccaaaccatcccaacACAGCCCCCAGTGCTCCGTGTGCCCCTCACACCCTGCAGGACTTCCTGTGGTACTGatcccatcccaaaccatcccaacACAGCCCCCAGCGCTCCGTGTGCCCCTGCACCCTGCAGGACTTCCTGTGGTACtgatcccaaaccatcccatcccaaaccatcccaaaccatcctaACACAGCCCCCAGCGCTCCGTGTGCCCCTGCACCCTGCAGGACTTCCTGTGGTACtgatcccaaaccatcccatcccaaaccatcccaaaccatcctaACACAGCCCCCAGCGCTCCGTGTGCCCCTGCACCCTGCAGGACTTCCTGTGGTACTGATCCCAAACCATCCTAACACAGCCCCCANNNNNNNNNNNNNNNNNNNNNNNNNNNNNNNNNNNNNNNNNNNNNNNNNNNNNNNNNNNNNNNNNNNNNNNNNNNNNNNNNNNNNNNNNNNNNNNNNNNNNNNNNNNNNNNNNNNNNNNNNNNNNNNNNNNNNNNNNNNNNNNNNNNNNNNNNNNNNNNNNNNNNNNNNNNNNNNNNNNNNNNNNNNNNNNNNNNNNNNNTCCATTTGGGGTCTCTGTGACCCCCCCATTGGGGTTCAGACACTTTATGACCCCCCCAAATTGGAGTGTGGGGTCTCTGTGACCCTTCCAGTGGGTTTTGGGGTCTTTATGCCCCCCCTCAAATTGGGGTGCAGAGGTTTTATgacaccccccccccatttggggtctctgtgccccccccccccattggGGTTTCAGAGGATTTACGACCCCCCCATTTTGGGGGGTGGGGTCTCTGTACCCCCCccagggggttttggggtctttATGACCCCCCCAAATTGGGGTTCAGAGGCTTTATGACCCCCCCCCATTTGGGGTCTCTGTGACCCCCCCAGTGGGTTTTGGGGTCTTTATGACCCCCCCCAAATTGGGGTGTGGGGTCTCTGTTTCCCCCCAGCTGCAACAGCGGGGGGGGTTTCAACAAGACGGGGGGGGCGGTTGCTGCAGCCCCCCCGTGCTCCCCTCCCCCACCGCTATCGCGATATGGCCCCGCTGTCACGACAAAGCCCCGCCCCCAaagcgggggggggggccgCGGCCGAGCCCCCCCTTGCATGTGGGACCCGCAAAGGAAAAGCCATAGCCCAGGAcaccccccggcccccccgggggtttggggtgcgggggggtctggggggggaGGGTCCTGTAAATaaggccccccccgccccccccacGGTTTGTGtatatttgggatttttggggttcgtagaaataaataaataaaaggaaaacgGAGACGGAGCGGccgggggggggcgggggggcagggatgggggggtcACAAAcatggggggcacgggggggtcaCACACAGGGGGGGGTCAGATGATGGGGGTCACACTACTGGGGGGTCACACGGGGGGGGTCAGATGAGGGGGGTCACAAACATGGAGGGGGTCACCCAGTGTTGGGGGAGTCACATctggggggtcacacacacgggggggggggggcacacaactggggggcacagaggggggtcagagctggggggggtcacaCAGATGGGGGGCAAAGCTGACGGGGGGGGTCACACAGTTCGGGGGGGTCACACAGTTCGGGGGGGTCACACAGTCTTGGGGGAGTCAtgggggggtcacacacacTTGGGGGGGGGCACACAGTGGGGGGGGTCACACAGAACTGGGGGGGTCACACAGAGCTGGAGGGTTCCTCCCCCGTTCGGGGTCGatgccgggggtcccggggggggcgcgggggggtcGTGCTGAACCCACGATAATTTATTGCAGTTTAAGGCAACTCGATACAAACCCACGGACACGACACGGGGGGGCACAAAGACAccgcgggacccccgggggGGGCACGGGCACCCGGGGGGGGTGTTGGTCACTGGGCGGGGGGGCGTCTGTGCACCccggggggggggctggggaccccctttttgggagaggagggggcagGATGGTCCCAAATGGATAGTGGGGGGGAGTCTATCCCaacccccccgggacccccagaaGGTGATTTAtggggggggaaacaagggTTGGGGGGCACCCTCAgactggggggtcccggggtggggtgggggggacagGGGTTTGTGGGGGGCGCGGTGAGGGTGGAGGGGGTaccgggggggctcggggggggacGTTGGGACCCCCTTTGGGGGAGGGGGTTTGGTCCCAAATGGATATTGAGGGGGGTCATCCCAACCTCCCCGGGAACCCCAGGGGTCGTTTatgggggatgggggggaacAGGGGTTGGGGGGGACCCCTGGGTTGGGGGGACCCTCCAGGTTgcggggggggggacacggacCCCCCCAGTCCCAGGTCGACCTGGGCAGAGGGTCCCagggtgggtggggggatggGGGTTTGGGGAGGGCGGGGGGGTCTCGAGGGTCCGGAGGGGATTtcgggggggccggggggtgTTGGGGCCCTatttgggggctggggggggggcaggaTGGTCCCGGCTCTGCCTGGACAGAGAGTCCCGGGGGGGGTGCACGGGGGATGGTGGGCGGGGCCGGTCAGGGCGGGGGGGTCTCGGGGGGGACCTGGGGTGGGTcgggggggggcccggggggggtTTGATGCCCCGCGCCTTCATGTAGGACAGGAGCTGGTCCGGGATCTCGGCCAGGACCTCCCGCGCCAGCCCCGCCATGCTCAGCCCCGCGCCGGGACCCCCCGACATGAAGTCCCGGAACGGCACGAACtgggggggcgcggggggggcaaaggggttgggggggtgCCCGAGGCTGGGAAACCACCCCCTCGGCCCCGTTTGTCCCCCCTGCCCCATTTGTGTCCCCCCgtccctctgtgtcccctcccGTCCCACTGTGTCTCCTCCCGGCCCCGTGTGTCCTCTCCCCCtaatcccagtgctccccataTTCCACTGTCCCCCCCAATGTCCCAGTGCTCCCCCCCAAATCCCGGTGCCCTCCCAATATCCCCAGTGCCCCCTCCTTTATGTCCcagtccccccccagcccccttgcAGGGGGATCCCGGGGGTCCCGCTCCCCCCGGGGGTCGGTACCTGCACGATGTCCCTCTCGGCCACCTTCCCGCGGGACGAGATCCTGATGTCATCCCCGTCCAGCTCCACCATGGctggggggcgcggggggggctCAGAAACCACCTCCCCAagtgccccctccccaccaggGTGGAACCCCGTTACACCCCTaaccccccccccacccccccaaggCAAAGCTGAGCCCTGACACGCTCAACTCACAGTTCCCGGGAGCGGGGGGGGCTCCCCCGtcccccccccgacccccccggGCCCCTCAAAACCCCCTCGGaccccccccaggacccccaatCTCACCGTCGAACTCAGCCTGGCCGACCCCCACGATGATGATGGACATGGGCAGCTTGGCAGCctgggggggtcggggggggaaatggggggggGCACTAAATGagtccccccttccccctcccccagcacccaggggtcccagacccccccaggGGTCCCAATCCACCCTCCCCCTCCCACCTTCAGGGTCCCAGCCCTGCCGTGCCCCCCCGGGGGTCTCACATTCACGAtacccccccgtgccccccccggGGGTCTCACATTCACGAtacccccccgtgcccccccggGGTTCTCACATTCACGAtacccccccgtgcccccccggGGGTCTCACATTCACGAtaccccccgtgcccccccggGGGTCTCACGTTCACGAtacccccccgtgcccccccggGGGTCTCACGTTCACGatgccccccgtgccccccccggGGTCTCACGTTCACGAtaccccccgtgcccccccggGGGTCTCACGTTCACGatgccccccgtgcccccccggGGTCTCACGTTCACGATACCCCTCGTGCCCCCCCGGGGGTCTCACGTTCACGAtgcccccccgtgccccccgggGGTCTCACGTTCACGAtacccccccgtgcccccccggGGGGTCTCACGTTAACGATaccccctcctgtcccccccGGGGGTCTCACATTCACGAtgcccccccgtgccccccgggGGTCTCACATTCACGATGGCCTCCTTGGTCTGGGCCATGTCGGAGATGACGCCGTCGGTGATGATGAGGAGGACGAAGTACTGAGACCCGTCCagcaccgccgccgccgccctggGGGGGTCTCGTCACACGGGGGGGGGCGcagggacaccccccccccggccACTGGGATCCCcaagggccattgggaccccCCCCGGGCCATTGGGACCCTCCCCGGGGTGCGGGGACCCCCGGGTGCTGAGGGGGGTGTTCTGGGTGCTGGGGAGgtctgggagccctggggaagTGGAGTGGAacccctggggagggggctgggattgtggggggggggttgggatccctggggaggggggctgGGATTGTGGGGGGGGTGTCTGGGAaccctggggaggggggttgggATTGTGGGGGGGTTTGGGATCCCTGGGGACGGGGACTGGGATTgtggggggggggtttggggaccCCTGGGGAGGGGCGCTGGGATTGTGGGGGGGGTTGGGACCCCTGGGTGCTGGAGGGGGTCCGGGGTCCCTGGGGGCACTCTGGAGTGATGGGTGGGGCCGCCGAGCTGGGGGGGGCTCTGTATGACACGGGGGGCGCGCAGGGACCCCCCCCTTACCGGGCGACGTGGTTGACGACGGGGGCGAAGTTGGTGGGGCCGTAGAGCTGCACCCGGCGCAGGCTGCGCTGGTACGCCTCCAGCACCCCCGAAATGCCCTGGCACGCCGGGTTGGCGGCGTCCCCGTTCTGCCACCGGGACACGGGGACACCGCGGTGACACCACGGAACCCACCCGGGCACGGGGGACACCACGGAGCCCACCCAGGGACAAGTGTGACACCATTGGACCCCACCTGGGGTCACAGGGACACCACGGAGTCCAGTGGGGGACAAGGTGACACCACAGCCCTCACCCGGGGACGGGGGGACACCAGGGAACCCCAGTGACAAGGGTGacactgccccagccccagagcagtgACAGGGATGATGCCACCACATCCCCAACCCAGTGAAAAAGCTGACACCAACCTGTCCCCACCCCAGTGACAAGGATGGCACTGCCACGTCCCCAGACTGGTGACAGGGTCAccacccctcccaccccagtGACAAAGGCGACACCCCCACATCGCCCCCAGTGGCCAGGGTGACACCGCCATGGCCCCACCCCAGTGACAAAGGTGACACCCCCCATCTCCACCCCAGTGACAAGGCCACCACCCCATCCCCAACCTGGGGACAAGACACTCCCACTTCATCCCCAACCCAGTGACAAGGGTGACACCAGCATGGCCCCAACCTGGTGACCAGGGTGAcaccccccatccccaccccaaTGACAAAGGTGACATCCCTCCCAGTGACCAGGGTGACACCCCCTCGTCCCCCCCAGTGACAAAGGTGAcaccccccactgccccccccagcccctccccgcGCCCCCGTCCCGCCGTCCCCTTTGTCCCCTCACCAGCGGGAACTCGTGGGACACGCGCCCGTCCGGGGGGACCTTGGCACCGAAGCCGAGGGCGGGGACGAGTTTGTCGCTGTCGTAGTCCTGCAGGATGTCCCCGACGGCGCGCAGGGCCAGCGAGTACGcgttgggctggaaggggctcaGGTAGTGCAGCGACGTGGGCTGAGAGGGGTTCCCTGCGGGGGGGGCGTCAggacccccctgtgccccctgtgcccccccgtgcccccaAATCTTCCTGTGTGCCCCCAGAACAACCCCTGTGTGCCCCCAAAACAATCTGTGTCACCAAAACCCCCCTGTGTGCCCCCAAACCCCGCTGTGTCACCTTAAACCCCACTGTGTGCCCCCAAAACAACCCGTGCCCCCAAACGCTGCTGTGTGCCCCCAAACCCTTCCGTGTGCCCCCAAACTCTCCCGTGTGCCCTCAAATCCCGCAGTGTGcccccaaaacaaccccccTGCTGTGTCACCTCAAACCCCCCCGTGTGCTCCCAACCCCCCCGTTCCCCCAAACCTCCTCGTGTCACCCCAAAACAACCACTgtgcccccccaaaccccctgtACCCCCCCTGTCACCCTGTGTGTCCCTCCAaaaccccctgtgccccccaacccccccctgtgcccccaacccccccagacCCGTTTTGGGGTCCCACCGTTGGACGCCGTGAAGTCGATGGCCACCGTGAAGTTCAGCTGCGTcctggggggcacggggggggcacaggggacacacgtggggtttggggtgcacggggggggcacaggggacacaggtggggtttggggggcacACGAGGGTGTTTGGGGGGCACAGGAGTTTGGGGCCACCGCCCCCTCCTTGGGGGGGGGGTCACAGGATGGGtccctcccccccttccccaacTCAGACCCCCTGTGGTGAGGTGGCacctgagggggctggggaccccAAAGGAGGAGTTGGGAGTGCCAGGGGTCCCCAAGGGAGGGATCAGGGTGCCAGGGACCCCCCACCCTCCGGGGGACAGCTGGAGGTGCTGcgggaggagctgggggggctggggaccccTAAAGGACCAACAGACCAACACTGAAAGGACCCCCAAGGGCGATCTGTGGTGTTGGGGACCCCCAAGGACCAGCAGTGGGTAATAGGGACCCCCAAAGGGGCAGATGGGGGTGTTGGGACCCCcaaaggagcagctgggggTGTTGGGACCCTcaaaggagcagctgggggtgctgggaccccccccTCACCCGCCCCTGATGTAGTCGAGGAAGGTGGGCTCGGCCTCCACGGCGAAGGACAGCAGTGTGTCACctggggggggggacacggggggctCGGAGGGGGTCACACCCACACCTCCCATGTGTCCCCCGCCCCCTGGgcccctcccccagctccctgattcccccgagccccccccgagcccccccgagCCCTCCCGATACCCCCAAGCCCCCTGATCTCTTCCGATCCCCCCGATCCCCCTCCTGAGCACTCTGATCCCCCTCGAGCCCCCACCAGCTCCCCAatcccccccgagccccccaagccccccaaTCCCTTCCAGTCCCCTCTGATCTCCCTGAGCCCCCCGTGCTCACCGTGCCCCCCCCGAgtccctccagtccctcccgatcccccccaaccccctgatccccccgtgccccccgaTCCCCTCCAATCCCCCCGTACCCCCCCGAtccccccgtgcccccctgACCCCCTCCAAtccccccccaagccccccgaTCCCCCCGTGCCCACCGTGCCCGAGTTCaggtattttttcttcttcagcttcTTGCGGGGGTTCACGACCtgggggggggcacgggggggctgCGACCACCCACTCCAGGGACCCCGCGGTGCGGGGGAGGACTCTGGGGAGGGGTCACATCccgggggatggggggggggcaCGGGACACCCCGGGGGCAGCTTGGGGGGGTGTCACACCTCGGGGGGCAGCAGGGGGGGCACCCTGGGGGGTGTCACAGCCTGAGGGATGGGGTGGGCACAGGATACCCTGCGGGACGGGGGGGGCACCCTGGGGGTGTCACATCCCGAGAGAAAAGGGGGGGCACCCTGAGGGGGTGTCACAACTCGGGGGACACAGAAGCCCATGAGGGACAGCGCGGGGGGGTGTGACACCccccgggggggcagagggggaccctgggggggtGTGACACCCCCGGGGGGGTAgaggggggaccctgggggggGTGTGACAccccgggggtggggggtggcAGTGACACccccgggggggcagagggggacCCTGGGGGGGGTGTGACACCCCGGGGGCGGTGGGGGGGGGCAGTGACACCCCCGGGGATCCCCTCTCACCTCGTAGATGTTGGGGGGGCTCCGGCCCCGCGCCAGCTCCCGCAGGCTCGTGCGGAACTCCCCGATGAAGTCGTGGCTGCGGGACGGGGGGGATCGTCAGCGAGGGGGAACCCCGCACCTGGGGGGGCTCCCCAGCAACAGGGGGGGCTCCCCAGCACTCGGGGGGGGTCCCGTCATCCAGAGGGGGCAGGGTCGCGGGGGTCCCCATCTCAcgggggggtccccagcaccAGGGGGGGTCGCCAGGACAGGGGGGatccccagcacacagggcGGTGCCCCTCACCCGGGGGGGTCCCTGTcactcgggggggggggggggcagaatCCAGGGGGTGCTCCATCAGCCGGGGGAACCCCAAACACCCGGGAGGGCCGGGCCAGGGGGTCCCTGTCAGTGTGGGGGGGGTCGCAATCACCCCCgggggtgggacaggggaaCCCCCGTCACCCGGGGGGTCCCAGCACCGGGGGGGGTCCCCATCGCGGGGGCGGGTGCCTGGCACCCGGGGCTCCCCACTGCCCGGGGGATCCCCATCgcctgggggggtccccattaCTCGGGGGGCCCCCATCGCCCGAGGGACACTCTCCATCACTCAGAGGGTCCCTGTCACCCGGGGGGGGCGGGGATTGGGGGGGGTTCTCCATCACCCGGGGAGGGTCCCCATTACTGGGGGGGGTCCCCATCACccggggggggcggggccagTGGCTCCCTGTCACCCGGGGGGGTCCCCATCAGCCAGGGGGGGGGTCCCCATTTACAcccaggggggtccccatcAGCCGGGGGGGTCCTCATCACCTGGGAGGGTCCCTGTTAATGGGGGAGTCTCCATCACCCGAGAGGGTCCCATCCCCGGGGGGTCCCATCCCCAGGGTGGTCCCCATAACCGGTGGGGGGTGCAGGACCAGGGTGTCCACATTTCTGGGGGTCCCCATTACTGGGGGGGTCCCCATCACCCGGGGGGTCGCCAGGCCCCCCCCTCACCTGCCGTCCCGGTCCCAGTCGTACACCTCCACCTTGATGGCCCTGCAAGGTGTGTGGGGGGTCATCACCCCCCCCGACCCCTCCAAcctccccccaaacccccccggGGCCCATCCCCCCCTCCGCTCCCCCCGGGACTTGTTTTGACGCCTCCGCgggtttttcctccttcctcctcctcctcctcctcctcccggggTATTTTTATCTCTCGTTGCCATAGAAACGCCCGACACGGATCCCAAAAACCAGCGTGAGGAGCGGTGTGCCGGCACAGCGGCTGGGGGGGGGGACAACCCCCGAGTGCTCAGGGACGGGGAcaccccagggatgggacagggacacccccgggatcccccagggacagggacagggccaggggtgggacagggagagggacacCCCCCCAGGGATGGCTcagggacagggatagggacacccccgggatgggacagggacacccccgggatccctcagggacagggacaggggtgggacagggacagggacacccccccAGGGATGGctcagggacaccccagggatggctcagggacaccccagggatgggacagggacagggacaccccaggggtgggacagggcCAGGGCCGTGCCCCATGCCCGGGGGAAAGCCAGGGGGGCACCGAGGGGAcattgggggatttgggggttttggagGTGCTGATGTCACCCAGGGGACCCCAGGGAGGGGAGTAAGAGGGATTCCCAAcagggagggggtttggggtgtgggggtcccggggtaccccagagaaggggtttggaattttgggggtcccagggtaCCCCAGGGAGGGGGTTTGGGATTCCCAGGGTACCACAAGGAGggagtttggggtttgggggtccagGGGTAGCCCAGAGAgcgggtttggggtttggggtgcccCTTCACTGGTGCTGCTCCCCCTCGAAGTTTTGGGGGCTCTCAGGGTACCccaggggggatttggggtcccCTCACCGGTGTGGGTCCCTGctgcagagttttgggggtttgggggtcccagggggtgtTTAGGGGTTCCGGGGGGGATCTGAGGTGCCCCCTCACTGGTGCGGGTCCCCCTTTCAGAGTTTTGGAGGTTGACGGGGTACCctggggggtgtttgggggtcccggggggtgtTTAGGTTTGGGGTCCCCTCACCGTTCCGGGTCCCCCCCGCACAGGGCCCGCACGGGGATGGCGAACGCCGCCCACACGGGATTGAGGGAGCTCCGAACAACCTCGGTGCGGTGGCACAGCGTGAacctgggggcacaggggagaggggacacggggggcacggggggggagagggggacaAGGGAGGAcatggggggcacaggggaccATGGAGGGGAACGGGGGACACGGGGGAAAGAGGGGACATGGGGAGACACatggggggggcacaggggggcaaaggggggaaaggggggaacacgggagggacacgggggaaaggggggacatggggggacacggggggcacagggggggacaAGGGAGGAcatggggggacatggggaaaGGGAGGACATGGGGGGCACGAGGGGCACAGGGGACGGGGGAACAtggggggggacatgggggaaagggggggacgtggggggacacgggaggaTATGGGGGGGCACAAGGTGGACACCAGGGGGGCACGGGGAAaagggggacatggggggacacacgggggggcacagggggacacgggggaaAGGGGGGACACAGTGGGGCAAGGGAGGCCATTGGGGTGCAAaggggacacggggggcacaggggggcacagggggaaaggggggacacagaggggacacacagggggcacacaggggggacacagagggggCACGGGGGGACATCGGGGGGGACATCAGGGTCAcaccccctgcccccctcccccagcgcacagggggggtttggggccACCCCCGGCCCCAACCCCAGCCCCttggggacagcggggacacggggggggggggggggtgagacccccccgtgctgggctgggtgggacactggggggtttgggggggtccctgtgggtgTTTGGGGGGAGGTCCCtgtgtgttttttggggggttccCAGTGTGTTTTTGAGGGGGTTCCtgtgtgttttttggggggggtctcTGGATTTTTTCGAGGGGGTCCCTGTGGTTTTGGAGGGCTCACTGTAGGTGTTTGGGGGGCGAGGGGGTTGTCCCAGTGTTTTTGGGGGGTCACTCACGTCCCGTCCTCGTTGCTCCGGTAGAACACCAGGAAGGGGTCGGATTTTCCAAAGAAATCCTTCTTGTCCAACTTGTTGGCACAA comes from the Pseudopipra pipra isolate bDixPip1 chromosome 25, bDixPip1.hap1, whole genome shotgun sequence genome and includes:
- the LOC135402700 gene encoding LOW QUALITY PROTEIN: copine-5-like (The sequence of the model RefSeq protein was modified relative to this genomic sequence to represent the inferred CDS: deleted 1 base in 1 codon); translated protein: MAGLGSLEPGTGPGPVPATRVEITVSCRQLLDRDTFSKSDPLCVLYTQRPGSHQWREFGRTEVIDNSLNPDFLRKFVLDFCFEERQNLRFDLYDVDSKSPDLSKHDFLGQAFCTLGEIVGAAGGRLERPLMMGTTTPHSRGRKPTPASASGGIPGRKCGTIILVAEELGNCRDVATLQFCANKLDKKDFFGKSDPFLVFYRSNEDGTFTLCHRTEVVRSSLNPVWAAFAIPVRALCGGDPERAIKVEVYDWDRDGSHDFIGEFRTSLRELARGRSPPNIYEVVNPRKKLKKKKYLNSGTVTLLSFAVEAEPTFLDYIRGGTQLNFTVAIDFTASNGNPSQPTSLHYLSPFQPNAYSLALRAVGDILQDYDSDKLVPALGFGAKVPPDGRVSHEFPLNGDAANPACQGISGVLEAYQRSLRRVQLYGPTNFAPVVNHVARAAAAVLDGSQYFVLLIITDGVISDMAQTKEAIVNAAKLPMSIIIVGVGQAEFDAMVELDGDDIRISSRGKVAERDIVQFVPFRDFMSGGPGAGLSMAGLAREVLAEIPDQLLSYMKARGIKPPPGPPPTHPRSPPRPPRPDRPRPPSPVHPPRDSLSRQSRDHPAPPPAPK